From the genome of Sporomusa sphaeroides DSM 2875:
GCTTCTTTTTCCACTACTTCGGGAATACCGTCAACCTCAATAAGCAGCACGGCCTCGGCTTCTGTCGGCAGCCCCACTTTGGCGTAATCTTCTACCGTTCGTATGGTTGCGTTATCCAGTATTTCCAGGGTAGCGGGAATGATTTTGCCGGCAATGATTGCGGCAATAGAGTTGCCGGCATTGTCTAAGTTCGAGAATATGGCCATCATGGATTTTTTTGCTTCCGGGGCGGGCACCAATTTGACAATGATTTTGGTTATAACCCCCAAGGTGCCTTCCGAACCGGTAAATAGCTTGGTTAGGTCATAGCCGGCTACGTCTTTCACATTCTTGCCACTGGTTTGTAAGATACTGCCGTCGGCAAGCACAACTTCCAAACCCATTACATAGTGTTTGGAAACACCATATTTAAGGCCGCGCAAGCCGCCGGCGTTCTCCGCTACCGTGCCGCCAAGGGTTGCTGTGGCTACGGTACCGGGGTCAGGCGGATAGATCAGCCCAAACTGCTCGACCGCTTTGTTAAGAGCGGCAACAATAACTCCCGGCTCGGCGGTGGCAACAAGATTCGCCTCATCGATTTCAAGGATTTTATCAAAACGGGTCATCTGAAGGACAATCCCGCCTTTTGTCGGTACAGTACCGGCACTCAGATTGGTGCCTGAACCGCGAGGGTAAACGGGTATCTTTTCCGTATTGGCCAGCGCTAATACCTGGGAAACTTCATTTGTATTTGCAGGAGACACGACGGCATCCGGCATATGTGAAAAACCAGGAGTCGCATCATAGGCATAGCAGAGAAGATCTTCTTTATCGGTTAGAACATACGCTGTTCCTACTATCCTTCTTAATTCATTTAACAAACAGCTCTCCATACTTTTTTCACTTCTTTCTTTTATTTTAGTGTTATAGAAAAGCGGACACGCCCAAGCGTGTCCCAAATACAAGTGGTGTATTAAAAAACTATACTTATTGTTGTTTTCACCTAACTACAGGTACTGTATTTGCTGCCGCAGTCATTACCGTAATTGTGTAATCTTCCCGTCCAAGCTTTTCTTGCGCTATTGCCAGCGCTTCTGCCGCAGTTGCCGCCGGAATCATGCCGGCTTTCCGGATAAACCCGGCATTCTCCTGTTTGGTCACAATGATCAGCGATATTTGGCGAGCTATATCGAGCAGCCTGTAAGCCAAAAATCCGGGGATGGTAAAGTTGGCCCGCAGAGCCATCTCATGCTCTAACATTGTCGGATAGTTAAACCAATTACTAAATTCGGCCGGCTCCATAATATCCGGCAATTCCATGAAACAAATTACAACACCTCCCGGCTTAGTCGCCATATAGGCATTGTCGATTGTTTTCACGCCCTGATATAGATTGATATCCTTGGGAAAACCGCCTGCACTGGAAACAACCAAATCAGCTTGCGCCGTAACGGGAACTCCGTAGATATCATCTACCATCTTAGTTCCTGCCAGCCAGGCCTCATGCCAGTGTCCGGCCACAAACCTGGCAAACTGATTCTCCGGTGTAAATACGGCATTCAGCAAAAAGTCCGGTTTAGCCAGAGCCGCCTGCTCAATCATATCCTCATTCATTTCATTGCCTTCCAGCTTACCGGAAATACAGTTCGGATTAAGACCTTTGCCCACTTCTTTATTCATACAAAACAGATGATTACCCTGAATTGTCTTAAAACCGCTAATACCAGGCAAAATGGCTTTGCGTCCGCCGCCGAAACCGGCCATTAAATGGTGAACAATGCCACCGGTCAAAATCACCTTGTCGGCCTCGGCAACGCTTCTATTGATATAGCAATCAACCCCGTTTTTGGTCTTACCGGTGTATACAAGCTGATCTTGATTATGGCAGTCGTGGTTAGCAACGGCGACCCGCTTGCAGACCTTATCGCCACACAATATGACAAACTCTTCTTCCGTATTCAAACGGTGGGCGCCGGGAGCAATGACAATAAATATGTTTTGGTCGGGAATGCCGGCATCGTTCAATTCATCTAATAAAACCGGCAGAAATTGATCAAATTTTACCCAGGCGCGGGTTATGTCACTAACTACTATGGCAACCTTGTCGCCAGGCTCTACCACTTCCTTAAGCGGCGGCGTTCCGATTGGATTACGGAGTGCCTCACGCACGGCTGAGGGTATATCGGCAATTGCCGGACATGGCTTGCCCACAACATTATTAATGATCTTTGCTTCCGGCAGGGCTACCGCTATCTTGCCATTGCCGTAACCAAACTCAAATACGGATTCACGCATACTATCCCTCCTATTTTTCGTCTTCTGCCTTGCCTTTTACAGCGCTTCTTCGTCAATGCCCATTTCTTTGCGCTTTCTGGCGTTATTCCTGATCTTGATGGTACCGACGATAAGCTCTGGGATAATTACGAAGAACAGGCCGATATAACCAACCGAGCCATAACCTTTTACAACAATATTGGTCAGGCCGAAAATCGATATACCGGTACAGATAGCGATGGTGATAAACGAAACAAAAACTCTTCGCATCTGGAGGCTTGCAAACATGCCGGCAGGCTTTATCACTGATTCAAACCGGGCAACGGCGGCAAAGGTCAGCGCTACCCCACTGCCTAAGAGAGCCACGAACAAAATGACGCTGTACAGCACCTTCAGCCAGTCTATACCCAATTGAGTAGTAACATAATATACCGGCAAGGTCTGTTTCAGAGAACCGGGCGCAAACCCCAACAGCATGATGCAGACAAGCAGCAAAAATACGCCGTTGAACAGGGTGCCAAAGACCATGAACCAGTTGCATTCCTTGGTGCTCTTAATACCTTGCGCTGCCGACAGCATGGGCATAATGGTAAAGGACTGGAACCCGATATAGATCAGCATAAGCCAAAAGGCTTCCCCGAAGCTGGTCCCGAAACTTTCCTGGGTAGCAAGAAAATTCTTCCATTGGAGCGCACCGGACTCAATGCCCAGATAGGCTAAAAGACCGAGAGTGGGAACCAGGAAATACGCCTTAAAGTTTAAGGCCTTAATAACCAGTTGGCCGCCGAAGATGGTTAAGACTAAGGTGACAAATCCTACCGCCGTGATACCGATACCGTAATTAAGTCCAATGGTGCTCTGGAGCAGGGAACCTGCGCCCGCTATCGCCGTACTCACAGCACAGGCAATCAGCATAAGATTCCCGAACTCAAATACAAGACCAAAATATTTTTCATAGGGATGAAACAGAACATCGGCATAGGCTTTATAGTTGTACGCCTTATGATCCTTGGCCAATACGAGGGCATTCCGGTGACACCAGCCCAGAATAATCATCGCAAATATTGGCAGGATAATCGAATACCAGCCAAACCTGACATAAAAATTAACTTCCTGGTTGCCTGTGGCAAATCCCCCGCCGCAATGAGTGGCAAACCAGGCCGCTCCCATGGAAAGCCCGACTCCCCACCCCATTGTCATCGGTTTTCTCCCGCCTGGCTCTGCACTTGGCAAACCGGTCAGTTGCTGCCCTTTATTGATATTACTCATCGTCACGCCTCCAATGTATATATTTCACCTGGAAGAACGCAGACTTACTACCCCTTATTAAGTTACAACTGAAAAATAGCTACTGCTTGGTTTTAAGCTGCATCACATAATCATACCCTTTGGTTAGCGCCGCTTGATTTGCCGGTATCATTCCGGGCTTCGCGGCAAATTTCTTGGCAAAAGCATCCATAAGAGATTCTTTGGCTACCACAGCGGTAGCAGCCAGCAATGCCCCTAATGCCACCATATTGATCATCTTGATGTTACCTAACTCATTAGCAATTTCATTGATGGGTACAAGGTAGCTCTTGATATCCTGGCGCTCCACCTCCTTACTGACAAGAGAACTATTAATAATCATCGCTCCATCAACCGCCATGGCTGACTCGAACTTATCCAGTGACGGCAAGTTCATGATTACGGCAGTTGCCGGCTTGGTAACAATCGGCGCCCCCACAGACCCGTCGGTAATGATGACAGAGCAGTTAGCGGTGCCGCCGCGCATCTCAGGACCGTAAGACGGCATCCATGATACATTCTTGTTTTCAAGCATTCCCGCATAGGTCAACAATTGTCCCATAACCATAACCCCTTGACCGCCAAAGCCTGACATGACAATTTCGTGTCTCATTGTTTCACCTCCTCAATATTTTTATAAACGCCAAGCGGGAATTGCGGCAGCATGTTTTCTTTTAACCAGGTTTTGGCCTCTACCGGCGTCTTGCCCCAATTTGTCGGGCAGGTAGCCAATACTTCCACTAAGGCAAAACCTTCACCGCGAATCTGAACTTCGAAAGCGGTTTTAATGGCTTTTTTGGCCTTAGTCATATTAGCCGGATCATTAACCGAAACACGGGCTATATATTTAGCTCCGTCCAGGGTTGCCAAAAGTTCGGATAAACGGATAGGCGACCCCGCCACTGCCAGCTGGCGTCCGTAAGGAGAGGTTGCGGTTACTTGGTTTACCAAGGTTGTCGGCGCCATTTGGCCTCCGGTCATACCATAAATGGCGTTGTTTACAAATATTGTTGTTATCTTTTCACCCCGCGCAGCGGCATGCACTACTTCCGCCATACCAATGGCGGCGATGTCTCCGTCTCCCTGGTATGTAAACACTACATTTTCCGGATGCACACGCTTAATACCGGTAGCCACCGCCGGAGCACGGCCATGTGCTGCCTGTTGGGAATCTATGTTAAAATATTGATCTGCCAGTACAGAACAACCAACAGGTACAACACCGATCGTCTTTTTTTGTATCCCCAGCTCATCAATCACTTCTGCAACTAAACGATGAATAATACCATGCTGACAACCCGGACAGTAGTGTGTCGATACATCCAGCAGCGATTGCGGTCTAGCAAACAACTTCTCCGCCATTGTTATTTGCCCCCTTTTGTTTCAAATATTTCCACTATTTGTTGGTAAACATCCTGCGGGCTCATCATCATACCGCCGGTGCGGCCATAAAAGTGAACCGGCCTGGAGCATCGGATAGCCAGGCTAACATCTTCAACCATCTGCCCGGCACTAAGCTCTATTGTTAAAACAGCAGCCGCTTTATCAACCGCCTTTAACAACGCCGCCTTCGGAAAAGGCCACAAGGTAATCGGCCGGAACAGACCCACTTTATAGCCCTGTGCTCTTGCCATTTCCATCGCTGAATACGCAACACGCGACGATATTCCATAAGCCACCAGCACTAACTCGGCATCTTCGGTGAAGGTTTCTTCCCAGCGCACTTCCTGTTCCTGAAGCAGTGCGTATTTTTTTTGCAGCGCGTCGTTTACCGCTTCCAATGCCTCAGGGTTAAGACGAAGCGTATCTATTATATTAGGTTTGTCCCGCTCACCCATGCCGGTTGTCGCCCACGGCTTTTCCACCGGGATTACCGGCAGATTATGAAAATCAACAGGTTCCATCATTTGACCAAGAGCACCGTCGCCTAAAAGCATTACCGGATTTCGATATTGATCGGCAAGGTTAAACGCGAGCACAGTCAATTCTGCCATTTCCTGAACACTGTTTGGTGCAACCACAATACAGTGATAATCACCATGACCGCCGCCTTTAGTCGCCTGAAAGTAGTCTGCCTGACCAGGCTGTATGCCGCCAAGACCCGGGCCGCCTCGCATGATGTTTACAATTACGCAGGGTAATTCACCGGCAGCAATATAGGAAATACCTTCTTGCTTAAGGCTTACGCCCGGGCTTGAAGAAGAAGTCATTACTCTCGCGCCGGCACCTGCTGCACCATAAACCATATTAATGGCAGCTACTTCACTTTCCGCCTGGAGAAATACACCGTTTACCTGCGGCAAGCGTTTAGCCATGTATTCGATTAGCTCAGACTGCGGGGTGATAGGATAACCAAAATAATACCTGCAACCGGCAATAACAGCGGCCTCACCGATAGCTTCGTTACCTTTCATCAATACCTTCTCTGCCATTTCTCCACTCCCATTCATTCGTAGATTTCGATTACTACATCCGGACAAGCCTTGGCACACAAGGCGCAACCCACACATTCGTCAGCATCAGGGCAAGTTGCGGGATGATAGCCCTTAGCATTAAAATCAGGAGACATTACAATAATGTTTTTTGGGCACACATCCAAACATAACTCGCAACCTTTACATTTTTCCTCACGAAAAGTTGGTTTTGGCATACTTTCCCCTCCTTAAAAATTGACTAAGCTTGCCAAACATGAATTCCACATTCCTTCTTTCAGCCTGGTCTTTGTCAATAATGAACAGGCAACGTATTACCTTAATATCATATTATCATCATACCATTGAGTAAATAATCTGTCAATTGCGAAAGATATTATGATATTATTTATTTTCTTTTACATTTCAAAAAACAGTGCTCTCACGCACTATTTTAGCCTTCTCGCAAAACAAAAATAAGAAAAACCCCGCCGTAAAGGCGAGGTTATAATTCCATAATATGTTCTTCAATTACACCATTTTCCTGAATATGCAAGATTCCGTAGCCCGGCCTGGAACCGCCCCGGGGCGCTCCCGGGCTGCCCGGATTAAACAGCAGCCGTCCGTCATGCCAGCCGCTATAGGGAACATGCGTATGACCGAAAACCACGATATCAGCGCCATATTGGGCCCCCCACCAGACAAGCTCCTGCATGCCATACTTCACATTATAGCGGTGGCCATGGGTCAGCCAAATAGTTTTACCGGCCAATTCCGCATAGGCATCCACAGGCACAGCCGTCGTCCTGTCACAGTTTCCCGCCACCACCGTTACCGGCAAGCCGGTCAGTTCTGCCAGTTTCCAGCCATCCTGAAAGTAGTCGCCGGCATGGAGCCAATGATCAACCGGACCGGCGGCGGCAATTACCTGCCGGAGTGCGGCTATATCGCCATGGGTGTCACTGATAACGCCGATTCTCATGTTCAAGCGCCGCCAGTTGCTTCACTAATGCTTGTATCGCGCGGCCGCGATGGCTGATATTGTTTTTTTCCGCTGATGACATTTCTGCCAGTGTGCGGCCAAACTCCGGCACCAAAAACAGCGGATCATAACCAAAACCCTTACCCCCGCGCGGCTTGGAGAGAATAACCCCGTCCACTGTCCCTTCCGCGGTGAGCAGCACTTGCTCCGGCTTAGCCAGAGCAAGCACACAACGAAATCTTGCCTGCCGTTTTTCATCAGGTACACCAATTAAATGGGCCAATAACTTTTTGTTATTATCTTCATCACCGGCGTGTTCGCCCGCATATCTGGCCGAATACACGCCCGGCGCTCCCTGCAGATAATCCACCTCTAACCCGGAGTCATCGGCCAGGCAAAGCTTGCCTGTCAGCCGCGCGTAAAAGCTGGCTTTAGCGCAGGCGTTCTCGGCAAAGGTCACACCCTCTTCCGGTGCTTCCGGATAGCTCCCCAGGTCGGCCAATGAACTAACCTTATAGGGCAGTTCGCGTAACGCCTCTTTAAATTCGGCAATTTTGCCGGCATTTTTGGAG
Proteins encoded in this window:
- a CDS encoding XTP/dITP diphosphatase, with protein sequence MQESMIEIIVASKNAGKIAEFKEALRELPYKVSSLADLGSYPEAPEEGVTFAENACAKASFYARLTGKLCLADDSGLEVDYLQGAPGVYSARYAGEHAGDEDNNKKLLAHLIGVPDEKRQARFRCVLALAKPEQVLLTAEGTVDGVILSKPRGGKGFGYDPLFLVPEFGRTLAEMSSAEKNNISHRGRAIQALVKQLAALEHENRRYQ
- a CDS encoding 2-oxoacid:acceptor oxidoreductase family protein; this translates as MRHEIVMSGFGGQGVMVMGQLLTYAGMLENKNVSWMPSYGPEMRGGTANCSVIITDGSVGAPIVTKPATAVIMNLPSLDKFESAMAVDGAMIINSSLVSKEVERQDIKSYLVPINEIANELGNIKMINMVALGALLAATAVVAKESLMDAFAKKFAAKPGMIPANQAALTKGYDYVMQLKTKQ
- a CDS encoding FAD-binding oxidoreductase — translated: MESCLLNELRRIVGTAYVLTDKEDLLCYAYDATPGFSHMPDAVVSPANTNEVSQVLALANTEKIPVYPRGSGTNLSAGTVPTKGGIVLQMTRFDKILEIDEANLVATAEPGVIVAALNKAVEQFGLIYPPDPGTVATATLGGTVAENAGGLRGLKYGVSKHYVMGLEVVLADGSILQTSGKNVKDVAGYDLTKLFTGSEGTLGVITKIIVKLVPAPEAKKSMMAIFSNLDNAGNSIAAIIAGKIIPATLEILDNATIRTVEDYAKVGLPTEAEAVLLIEVDGIPEVVEKEAAKVVEVLKANHADQIQVAKDAAERDKIWAARRAALPALAKLRPTTFTEDATVPRSKVPEMIRAVNQAAAKHKVTIGTFGHAGDGNLHPTIVCDLRDKEEMERVYKAMDEIFTTAIRLGGTLSGEHGIGLGKLKYMEDQFGEVGMKTMRAIKKALDPNCILNPGKLVGEC
- a CDS encoding thiamine pyrophosphate-dependent enzyme encodes the protein MAEKLFARPQSLLDVSTHYCPGCQHGIIHRLVAEVIDELGIQKKTIGVVPVGCSVLADQYFNIDSQQAAHGRAPAVATGIKRVHPENVVFTYQGDGDIAAIGMAEVVHAAARGEKITTIFVNNAIYGMTGGQMAPTTLVNQVTATSPYGRQLAVAGSPIRLSELLATLDGAKYIARVSVNDPANMTKAKKAIKTAFEVQIRGEGFALVEVLATCPTNWGKTPVEAKTWLKENMLPQFPLGVYKNIEEVKQ
- a CDS encoding 3-methyl-2-oxobutanoate dehydrogenase subunit VorB — its product is MAEKVLMKGNEAIGEAAVIAGCRYYFGYPITPQSELIEYMAKRLPQVNGVFLQAESEVAAINMVYGAAGAGARVMTSSSSPGVSLKQEGISYIAAGELPCVIVNIMRGGPGLGGIQPGQADYFQATKGGGHGDYHCIVVAPNSVQEMAELTVLAFNLADQYRNPVMLLGDGALGQMMEPVDFHNLPVIPVEKPWATTGMGERDKPNIIDTLRLNPEALEAVNDALQKKYALLQEQEVRWEETFTEDAELVLVAYGISSRVAYSAMEMARAQGYKVGLFRPITLWPFPKAALLKAVDKAAAVLTIELSAGQMVEDVSLAIRCSRPVHFYGRTGGMMMSPQDVYQQIVEIFETKGGK
- a CDS encoding sodium:solute symporter family transporter; the encoded protein is MSNINKGQQLTGLPSAEPGGRKPMTMGWGVGLSMGAAWFATHCGGGFATGNQEVNFYVRFGWYSIILPIFAMIILGWCHRNALVLAKDHKAYNYKAYADVLFHPYEKYFGLVFEFGNLMLIACAVSTAIAGAGSLLQSTIGLNYGIGITAVGFVTLVLTIFGGQLVIKALNFKAYFLVPTLGLLAYLGIESGALQWKNFLATQESFGTSFGEAFWLMLIYIGFQSFTIMPMLSAAQGIKSTKECNWFMVFGTLFNGVFLLLVCIMLLGFAPGSLKQTLPVYYVTTQLGIDWLKVLYSVILFVALLGSGVALTFAAVARFESVIKPAGMFASLQMRRVFVSFITIAICTGISIFGLTNIVVKGYGSVGYIGLFFVIIPELIVGTIKIRNNARKRKEMGIDEEAL
- the larA gene encoding nickel-dependent lactate racemase, encoding MRESVFEFGYGNGKIAVALPEAKIINNVVGKPCPAIADIPSAVREALRNPIGTPPLKEVVEPGDKVAIVVSDITRAWVKFDQFLPVLLDELNDAGIPDQNIFIVIAPGAHRLNTEEEFVILCGDKVCKRVAVANHDCHNQDQLVYTGKTKNGVDCYINRSVAEADKVILTGGIVHHLMAGFGGGRKAILPGISGFKTIQGNHLFCMNKEVGKGLNPNCISGKLEGNEMNEDMIEQAALAKPDFLLNAVFTPENQFARFVAGHWHEAWLAGTKMVDDIYGVPVTAQADLVVSSAGGFPKDINLYQGVKTIDNAYMATKPGGVVICFMELPDIMEPAEFSNWFNYPTMLEHEMALRANFTIPGFLAYRLLDIARQISLIIVTKQENAGFIRKAGMIPAATAAEALAIAQEKLGREDYTITVMTAAANTVPVVR
- a CDS encoding metallophosphoesterase family protein, encoding MRIGVISDTHGDIAALRQVIAAAGPVDHWLHAGDYFQDGWKLAELTGLPVTVVAGNCDRTTAVPVDAYAELAGKTIWLTHGHRYNVKYGMQELVWWGAQYGADIVVFGHTHVPYSGWHDGRLLFNPGSPGAPRGGSRPGYGILHIQENGVIEEHIMEL
- a CDS encoding 4Fe-4S dicluster domain-containing protein, producing MPKPTFREEKCKGCELCLDVCPKNIIVMSPDFNAKGYHPATCPDADECVGCALCAKACPDVVIEIYE